One region of Microscilla marina ATCC 23134 genomic DNA includes:
- a CDS encoding gliding motility-associated C-terminal domain-containing protein, which produces MNKTILFLWMLLIGASGYIQAQVPVLAKARAHHKKPPQSKNYKFVENKNQWDNTVKFRAAIPSGFMFLKNDGFQYTYYDSKAIGRLHTANVSSVASRTAQAQQIKAHSFEVKFKDANPQPQITAQEPVPETMNYFLGKDPTKWATNVQSYHSIHYQNIYPSIDLKLYERNNALKYEFIVAPNTSPKIIRMQYNAADNIRLKDGQLEIQTSLGKVIEKRPYCYQIIQGKKIIVETRFKLNNNEVSFEFPYGYNPNFALVIDPELVFSTYSGSFADNWGNTATFDAAGNLYAGGTAFGSNFPLTLGAFQSAYGGQIDVGILKFSAQGDRLLYGSFYGGQDAEVPHSLVVDNNDDLIIMGTTGSDDLPTSNTAFDQTFNNASGFPSVTPLAGMRYTSGSDIFIAKISQNGNQLKAATYIGGNNNDGLNTSTLPRIKNYGDAYRGDVFVDGSNNIYVASTTLSTDFPVVNAIQPAISAGHDAVVFKMTSDLTTMVWGTYLGGNGFDGAFSIKVFKDQEVFVAGATTSTGLPSSADALHRNNLGSDDGFIARISNNGNTLEKLTYLGTNNADQAFFIDLDTNSNVYAFGQTFGNYPVTPDVYSNGNAKQFIHKLNKDLSATIYSTVIGSGRSEPDISPTAFLVNDCENVYITGWGGSINHNFLPNGYTTQPMRNSSTNDLPITFDGVQQTTDGDDFYIAVLSAGAKDLVYGTFLGSNLSRGEHVDGGTCRFSKNGIVYHSVCACGDGSTFPTTPNAYSQFNRSNNCNNAAFKFDVDILTVDFDIKDSVQNDVTEICAPATLNFVYKGLGASTFDWNISNGVGNIGNTESVSFRFNEEGLFTVTLVASSPPSCLRTLTTTKTFRVYKNTLTVSLSDTICVRDSIPLRVTSSKSVVSYLWTPGTGLSDSTIANPVASPAQTTNYKVTVKDVDGCETAALVTVNVLDFPTTNFVAKVLNECGKVPRIKLVPDAGEGLKHTWQMGNGEVFNNESGGGFYTYPESGSYTITYTVANSHCSATDSVKVTVDNTVPELPNVITPNGDGKNDFFVSPYTDHKVEIYNRWGRKIFERDQYQNDWGTDADPGIYYYILISPEGVRCKNWLKVTK; this is translated from the coding sequence ATGAATAAAACCATACTCTTCCTCTGGATGCTCTTAATAGGAGCATCAGGCTATATACAGGCTCAAGTCCCTGTTTTAGCCAAAGCACGGGCACACCACAAAAAACCTCCTCAAAGCAAAAACTACAAGTTTGTTGAAAACAAGAATCAGTGGGACAACACTGTCAAATTCAGGGCAGCTATTCCAAGTGGCTTTATGTTTCTAAAAAATGATGGCTTTCAATATACTTATTATGACTCCAAGGCAATAGGGCGCCTACACACTGCCAATGTATCTTCGGTGGCGAGCCGTACAGCTCAAGCCCAACAAATCAAAGCACATAGTTTTGAGGTAAAATTTAAGGATGCCAACCCTCAACCTCAGATAACCGCCCAAGAGCCAGTACCCGAAACTATGAACTATTTTTTGGGCAAAGACCCCACCAAATGGGCTACCAATGTTCAAAGTTATCACTCGATTCATTACCAAAACATTTATCCTTCTATAGACCTGAAGCTGTATGAACGAAACAACGCTTTGAAATACGAATTTATAGTGGCTCCCAACACCTCGCCCAAAATCATTCGAATGCAATACAATGCGGCTGATAACATTCGCCTAAAAGATGGCCAACTGGAAATACAAACGAGCCTGGGCAAGGTGATAGAAAAGCGCCCGTATTGTTACCAAATCATTCAAGGTAAAAAAATAATCGTAGAGACTCGCTTCAAACTCAACAACAATGAGGTAAGCTTTGAATTTCCTTATGGTTACAACCCCAACTTTGCCTTGGTGATAGACCCTGAACTGGTTTTTTCTACCTACTCAGGATCTTTTGCCGACAACTGGGGCAACACCGCCACTTTCGATGCTGCAGGCAACTTGTATGCTGGAGGCACTGCGTTTGGCTCTAACTTTCCACTTACGCTAGGCGCTTTTCAGTCAGCTTATGGAGGGCAAATAGATGTAGGTATTCTTAAGTTTAGCGCTCAAGGCGATCGCTTATTGTACGGGTCTTTTTATGGGGGGCAAGATGCCGAAGTGCCCCATAGCCTGGTAGTAGACAACAACGATGACTTAATCATTATGGGCACCACTGGCTCTGATGACCTGCCTACCAGCAATACCGCCTTTGACCAAACATTTAACAATGCCAGCGGTTTTCCATCGGTTACTCCACTGGCAGGTATGCGCTACACCTCAGGCAGCGATATTTTTATTGCTAAAATAAGTCAAAACGGCAACCAGCTCAAGGCAGCTACTTATATAGGCGGTAACAACAACGACGGGCTAAATACTTCTACTTTACCTCGTATCAAAAACTACGGAGACGCGTACCGGGGCGATGTGTTTGTAGATGGCAGCAACAACATTTATGTAGCCTCTACCACACTGTCTACCGATTTTCCGGTAGTTAACGCCATTCAACCTGCTATTTCGGCAGGGCACGATGCAGTGGTTTTTAAAATGACCAGCGACCTTACCACTATGGTGTGGGGTACTTACTTGGGTGGTAATGGATTTGACGGAGCTTTTTCAATTAAAGTATTCAAAGACCAGGAAGTGTTTGTAGCAGGAGCTACTACCAGCACGGGTTTGCCCAGCTCTGCCGATGCCCTGCACCGCAACAACCTTGGTTCTGATGATGGTTTTATTGCCCGTATATCTAACAATGGCAACACCCTCGAAAAACTGACGTATTTGGGCACCAATAATGCCGATCAAGCATTTTTTATAGACCTGGACACTAACAGCAATGTCTATGCTTTTGGGCAAACTTTTGGTAACTATCCAGTCACCCCTGATGTGTACTCTAATGGCAATGCCAAGCAATTTATCCATAAACTTAACAAAGACCTGTCTGCAACCATTTATTCTACGGTGATAGGTTCGGGACGCAGCGAACCAGACATTTCACCTACGGCTTTCTTGGTCAATGATTGTGAGAACGTATACATTACGGGTTGGGGTGGCAGCATTAACCATAATTTTTTGCCCAACGGATACACCACCCAACCTATGCGCAACAGTAGCACCAACGATTTACCCATCACTTTTGACGGGGTACAACAAACTACTGATGGAGATGATTTTTATATAGCGGTACTTTCTGCTGGAGCTAAAGACCTGGTGTATGGCACTTTTCTGGGCAGTAATCTTTCAAGGGGTGAACACGTAGATGGAGGGACTTGTCGTTTTAGTAAAAATGGCATTGTATACCACTCGGTATGTGCCTGTGGCGATGGTTCTACCTTTCCTACTACTCCCAATGCTTACTCACAGTTTAACCGCAGCAATAACTGCAACAATGCCGCTTTTAAATTTGATGTAGATATATTAACGGTTGATTTTGACATTAAAGACTCGGTTCAAAACGATGTCACTGAAATTTGTGCCCCAGCCACGCTTAACTTTGTGTATAAAGGTTTGGGTGCCAGTACTTTTGACTGGAACATAAGCAATGGTGTAGGCAATATTGGGAATACCGAATCGGTCAGTTTCCGATTCAACGAAGAAGGCTTATTTACTGTAACCTTGGTAGCAAGTAGCCCTCCCAGCTGTTTGCGCACCCTTACCACCACCAAAACTTTTAGGGTGTATAAAAATACCCTGACAGTGAGTTTGTCTGATACGATTTGTGTACGCGACTCTATTCCATTACGGGTCACCTCAAGCAAGTCGGTAGTGAGCTATCTCTGGACTCCAGGTACTGGCTTAAGTGATAGCACCATTGCCAACCCTGTGGCAAGCCCTGCCCAAACGACTAACTATAAGGTAACCGTAAAAGATGTTGATGGTTGTGAGACTGCGGCTTTGGTAACAGTCAATGTCTTAGATTTTCCTACCACTAATTTTGTAGCTAAGGTGCTGAATGAATGCGGCAAAGTGCCCAGAATAAAGCTAGTGCCCGATGCAGGTGAGGGATTGAAGCATACCTGGCAAATGGGCAATGGTGAGGTGTTTAACAACGAATCGGGAGGAGGGTTTTACACCTATCCAGAGTCGGGCAGTTATACCATTACCTATACTGTAGCCAATAGTCATTGTAGTGCCACCGATTCGGTAAAGGTAACCGTAGACAATACAGTGCCTGAGTTGCCCAATGTAATTACGCCTAATGGCGATGGTAAAAACGACTTTTTTGTCAGCCCTTATACCGATCATAAGGTAGAAATATACAATCGTTGGGGCAGAAAAATATTTGAGCGAGATCAATACCAAAACGACTGGGGCACAGACGCAGACCCTGGTATTTATTATTACATCCTTATTTCGCCAGAAGGTGTTCGCTGTAAAAATTGGCTCAAAGTAACAAAGTAG
- a CDS encoding transposase encodes MQIFPNEFLDVIIQFKGVFSKRIYSHVQFLLAGAILCQGKRTISSVLRILGLSKVKNFGKYHRVLSRANWSSLRCSKILLHQLLK; translated from the coding sequence ATGCAAATATTCCCGAATGAGTTTCTTGATGTGATAATACAATTTAAAGGTGTGTTTTCAAAGCGTATATATTCGCATGTTCAATTTTTACTGGCAGGGGCAATCTTATGTCAAGGTAAACGAACCATAAGCTCTGTGCTTCGCATCTTGGGTTTGAGTAAGGTAAAGAACTTTGGCAAGTACCATCGTGTTTTGAGCAGAGCCAATTGGTCATCATTAAGATGTTCTAAAATTTTACTTCATCAACTTCTTAAGTGA
- the ffh gene encoding signal recognition particle protein: protein MFESLSQRIEEAVHKLKGKGRITEVNVASTIKDIRRALIDADVNYKIAKQVTDDIKVEALGRKVLKSLAPGQVLIKIVHEKLTELMGGKPQEANLKGSPAIVLMAGLQGSGKTTFSGKLANLIQQKQHKKVLLVACDVYRPAAIEQLKVVGEQIGVEVYAEPDNKNPVAIAQNAVEHAKTHHYKVVVVDTAGRLAIDEVMMLEIAQIKAAIQPSETLFVVDAMTGQDAVNTAKAFNERIDFDGVVLTKMDGDTRGGAALSIRAVVDKPIKFIGTGEQMRALDTFRPEGMAGRILDMGDALLLVNEAYSDEERKAQERLQRKMRKNQFDYNDFLAQLQNIKKMGSLKDLIGALPGTNKLLRNTDLSNESLTPIEAMIYSMTPQERQKPVLLRDANRQKRIANGSGNSIQQVGQLIKQFEDMRKMMKKLNKGGKFK from the coding sequence ATGTTTGAATCATTAAGTCAGCGGATAGAAGAAGCTGTACACAAACTCAAAGGCAAAGGACGCATTACCGAGGTAAATGTAGCTTCTACTATCAAAGACATTCGACGAGCGTTGATAGATGCCGATGTAAACTATAAAATTGCCAAACAAGTAACCGACGACATCAAGGTAGAAGCCTTGGGGCGCAAGGTGCTCAAGAGTTTAGCACCAGGGCAAGTACTCATAAAAATTGTCCACGAAAAGCTCACCGAACTAATGGGGGGTAAGCCGCAAGAGGCGAACCTTAAGGGCAGTCCTGCTATAGTATTAATGGCAGGGCTACAAGGTTCGGGTAAAACCACTTTTTCGGGTAAACTGGCGAACTTAATTCAGCAAAAGCAACACAAAAAAGTGCTGTTGGTGGCTTGCGATGTATACCGTCCCGCTGCCATTGAACAGCTAAAAGTGGTGGGCGAACAAATAGGAGTAGAGGTATATGCTGAGCCTGATAATAAGAACCCAGTGGCAATTGCCCAAAATGCGGTAGAACATGCCAAAACCCATCATTATAAAGTGGTGGTGGTAGACACGGCTGGGCGGTTGGCAATAGATGAAGTAATGATGCTAGAGATTGCCCAAATAAAAGCCGCCATTCAGCCTTCGGAAACTTTGTTTGTGGTAGATGCTATGACAGGACAAGATGCAGTAAATACAGCAAAGGCTTTTAACGAACGTATTGATTTTGATGGGGTAGTGCTGACCAAAATGGATGGAGACACGCGCGGTGGTGCTGCTTTGTCTATTCGTGCGGTAGTCGATAAACCTATCAAGTTTATAGGCACTGGCGAGCAGATGAGGGCTTTAGATACTTTTCGCCCAGAGGGAATGGCAGGACGCATTTTAGACATGGGCGATGCTTTGCTTCTAGTAAATGAGGCATACTCTGACGAGGAAAGGAAAGCGCAGGAGCGACTACAACGCAAAATGCGTAAAAATCAGTTTGATTATAACGATTTTTTAGCGCAGCTGCAAAACATAAAAAAAATGGGCAGCCTCAAAGACTTGATAGGGGCGTTGCCTGGTACCAACAAGCTTTTACGCAATACCGACTTGAGCAATGAATCGCTTACACCCATTGAGGCAATGATTTATTCTATGACACCACAAGAACGGCAAAAACCTGTATTGCTCAGGGACGCCAATAGACAAAAAAGGATTGCCAATGGTAGTGGTAATTCTATACAGCAAGTGGGGCAGCTCATCAAGCAGTTTGAAGATATGCGTAAAATGATGAAAAAGCTTAATAAAGGGGGCAAGTTTAAATAG
- a CDS encoding cold-shock protein, which translates to MNTGTVKFFNESKGFGFITEDGSNKEYFTHVSGLVDDIREGDEVEFELQEGRKGLNAVNVKRIR; encoded by the coding sequence ATGAATACAGGAACAGTAAAATTTTTCAATGAATCTAAAGGATTTGGATTCATTACCGAAGATGGTTCAAACAAAGAATACTTCACTCACGTGTCAGGATTAGTTGACGATATTCGTGAAGGCGATGAAGTAGAATTTGAACTTCAAGAAGGTAGAAAAGGATTGAATGCAGTAAATGTTAAGCGTATCAGATAA
- the recO gene encoding DNA repair protein RecO produces MLKKTRGIVIHYTKYSETSIIAKIFTEEMGMKTYIINGVRSNKNGSKIALYQPLTLLDMVVYYKQNTSNIQRISEARCHVPFHNIPFDFQKSTIALFIAEVLSKALREEEENHLLFDFLLNALVWFDDTQKDFRAFHLQFLAKMPRFLGFDPQSADVMIAEVNNQRPVSFPSTKSTQIKQVINQLLSSNFEETIAIESATRSYVIDLLLEYYHLHIGGFGTLKSLTVLREMMD; encoded by the coding sequence ATGTTAAAGAAAACAAGAGGCATAGTCATTCACTATACTAAATACAGCGAAACATCCATCATTGCCAAAATATTTACTGAAGAAATGGGCATGAAAACTTATATTATAAATGGGGTGAGGTCGAACAAGAATGGTAGCAAAATAGCCCTCTATCAACCACTTACCCTGTTAGACATGGTAGTATATTATAAGCAAAACACTAGCAATATTCAACGTATTTCAGAAGCACGTTGCCATGTGCCATTTCATAACATTCCTTTTGATTTTCAGAAGTCTACCATCGCGCTTTTTATTGCCGAAGTACTCAGCAAAGCACTACGCGAAGAAGAAGAAAACCACCTGTTGTTTGACTTTTTGCTCAATGCACTTGTGTGGTTTGATGATACTCAAAAAGATTTCCGGGCATTTCACTTACAGTTTTTGGCAAAAATGCCTCGTTTTTTGGGCTTTGACCCTCAATCGGCTGACGTGATGATAGCCGAAGTAAACAACCAGCGTCCCGTATCTTTTCCTTCGACAAAAAGTACACAAATAAAACAGGTCATCAACCAGTTATTGAGCAGTAATTTTGAAGAAACTATTGCTATAGAGTCTGCCACCAGAAGTTATGTAATTGACTTGTTGTTAGAGTATTACCATTTACATATAGGTGGTTTTGGCACACTCAAATCGCTGACAGTACTGCGCGAAATGATGGATTAA
- the porZ gene encoding type IX secretion system anionic LPS delivery protein PorZ, producing the protein MNQIKSVICLIGCCLSIHLGAQNIPLGTWRTHAAYQMVKSLALGNNKVYAASSNGFFYVDQTDNTLNTMSKISGLSDTEISQIAYHEALKTLVVTYQNGNIDLLKSDEIVNIPTIKTNKNITESKQVNHILIQGNNAYLSTDFGIVVLDLSKNEIKETYQNLGVNGRSIAIKAATFSQDSVYIATENGVYYAPFNGSVNLQDFNAWQRFEPSTGIDTLEFNYIVSFASKVYVGRTNYELYEYAHNNQWTKVSLPAPVAPNTGQIRDVRASNGQLLLSIDHQLLLLNAQNQVTIFTNSKLNSPQVALVGANGVIWIGDGVNGLVQKNGTTYNAFFPNGPASAESRHLYAYQSQILALSGGYQFDETPLNSSAGFYLFDNAQWKNYNAFDPLHSHAIANVKDWVAAGLNSQDQQLYIGSFQSGLYVFKDNALTSVAGSTLRASTDNTVRVGGITTDVEGNLWVTNPSDDIARRFLHKRDVQREWSVVSAPTSATGAPLGILSSFGGYLWMRLSPAASAGIWVYDPQLNRSKVLNTTVNNGNLPSPRVYSMVQDKEGQIWVGTDKGVTVFFNPADAFQAAIDASKPIFDGQNLLRAEKVSTIAVDGGNRKWMGTNNGLWLFNPDGTQLVHHFTTKNSPLPSDIIYDVTIQPQTGEVFVATDKGLVSYRGTATTGEQTHQEVKVFPNPVRPNFNGLLGISGLVDDAKVKITDVSGKLIYQTQAQGGTVSWDLRDYTGHRAKTGIYLLFSTNADGTETLVTKIAVIE; encoded by the coding sequence ATGAATCAAATCAAATCAGTAATTTGTTTGATAGGTTGTTGCCTGAGTATACATCTTGGGGCGCAAAACATACCACTGGGCACCTGGCGTACCCACGCGGCTTATCAAATGGTAAAAAGCCTGGCTTTGGGCAATAATAAGGTATATGCAGCCAGTAGCAACGGTTTTTTTTATGTCGATCAAACCGACAACACCCTCAATACAATGTCGAAAATAAGTGGATTGAGTGATACTGAAATAAGCCAGATAGCCTATCATGAGGCACTGAAAACCTTGGTAGTTACTTACCAAAATGGTAACATAGATTTACTGAAAAGCGACGAAATTGTCAATATTCCTACCATCAAAACCAACAAAAATATTACAGAGTCAAAGCAAGTCAATCATATACTGATACAAGGCAACAATGCCTATCTATCTACTGATTTTGGTATAGTGGTGTTAGACCTGAGCAAAAACGAAATAAAAGAAACCTACCAAAACCTGGGGGTAAACGGGCGTAGCATTGCTATAAAAGCCGCTACATTTTCGCAAGATAGTGTGTATATAGCCACCGAGAATGGAGTGTATTATGCGCCTTTCAACGGAAGCGTAAATTTGCAGGATTTTAATGCCTGGCAACGGTTTGAACCCAGCACTGGCATAGACACTTTGGAGTTTAACTATATTGTGAGTTTTGCCAGCAAAGTATATGTAGGACGCACCAACTATGAGTTGTATGAATACGCCCACAACAATCAATGGACAAAAGTAAGTCTGCCTGCTCCTGTTGCCCCCAATACCGGGCAAATACGTGATGTGCGAGCGTCTAATGGCCAGTTGTTGCTCAGCATAGATCATCAGTTGTTGCTGTTGAATGCTCAAAATCAAGTAACTATCTTTACCAATAGCAAACTTAATTCGCCTCAGGTGGCTTTGGTGGGTGCCAATGGAGTAATATGGATAGGAGATGGGGTGAATGGGTTGGTACAAAAAAATGGCACAACTTATAACGCTTTCTTCCCCAATGGCCCGGCAAGTGCCGAGAGCAGGCACTTGTATGCTTACCAAAGCCAAATACTGGCTTTGTCGGGTGGTTATCAGTTTGACGAAACCCCGCTAAATAGCAGTGCTGGTTTTTATTTGTTTGACAATGCCCAATGGAAAAACTACAATGCTTTTGACCCTTTGCACTCTCATGCAATTGCCAACGTCAAAGATTGGGTCGCAGCGGGGTTGAATAGTCAAGACCAACAACTGTATATAGGCTCGTTTCAATCGGGGTTGTACGTTTTCAAAGACAATGCGTTGACATCGGTTGCTGGCAGTACTTTACGTGCTAGTACTGACAACACTGTGAGGGTAGGGGGTATTACAACCGATGTTGAGGGCAACCTTTGGGTTACGAACCCTTCTGACGACATTGCCCGACGGTTTTTGCATAAGCGTGATGTGCAAAGGGAATGGAGCGTAGTATCGGCTCCTACAAGTGCTACAGGAGCTCCTTTAGGTATTTTATCTTCTTTTGGGGGGTATTTGTGGATGCGCCTAAGCCCGGCAGCAAGTGCTGGCATTTGGGTGTATGATCCACAGTTGAACCGCAGTAAAGTGCTGAATACTACGGTAAACAATGGCAACTTGCCCAGCCCCAGGGTGTATAGCATGGTGCAAGACAAAGAGGGGCAGATATGGGTGGGCACCGACAAAGGGGTAACGGTGTTTTTTAATCCAGCCGATGCTTTTCAGGCGGCCATTGATGCTTCTAAACCCATTTTTGATGGACAAAACCTGTTGCGTGCCGAAAAAGTAAGCACTATTGCAGTAGATGGGGGCAATCGTAAATGGATGGGGACTAACAATGGTTTGTGGTTATTTAATCCTGATGGAACCCAACTGGTACACCATTTCACGACTAAAAACAGCCCTTTGCCTTCAGACATTATATATGATGTAACTATTCAGCCTCAAACCGGGGAGGTATTTGTGGCTACTGACAAGGGGTTGGTGTCTTATAGAGGAACTGCCACTACAGGTGAACAAACGCACCAAGAGGTCAAAGTCTTTCCTAACCCGGTGCGCCCCAACTTTAATGGCTTGTTGGGTATTTCAGGATTGGTAGACGATGCTAAAGTCAAAATTACAGATGTGTCGGGCAAGCTGATTTACCAAACTCAAGCACAAGGAGGTACAGTGAGTTGGGACTTGAGAGACTATACCGGACACCGGGCAAAAACAGGCATTTATTTGTTGTTTAGTACCAATGCTGACGGTACCGAAACGTTGGTGACTAAAATAGCCGTGATAGAGTAG
- a CDS encoding DUF1987 domain-containing protein: MDTLYLEATKYTPEVKLDADKGIFELMGSMYPEYCEEFLQPVLAWFGVYRNRPNRETKVSIRLEYINTDCTRTLYNLFLTLKKIPNTRVVWLYPTEGGKDMKEMGEDYAEDLDLPFEIKNVGK, encoded by the coding sequence ATGGATACACTATATCTGGAAGCCACCAAGTATACTCCAGAGGTGAAGTTAGATGCGGATAAGGGCATTTTTGAGTTAATGGGGAGTATGTACCCCGAATATTGTGAAGAGTTTTTGCAGCCTGTACTGGCTTGGTTTGGTGTATACAGAAACCGACCCAATCGTGAAACTAAAGTATCTATACGTTTAGAATACATCAATACAGACTGTACACGTACTTTGTACAACCTGTTTCTTACCCTTAAAAAAATACCCAATACCCGTGTGGTGTGGTTGTACCCTACCGAAGGAGGAAAAGATATGAAAGAAATGGGAGAGGACTACGCCGAAGACCTTGATTTGCCTTTTGAAATAAAAAATGTAGGAAAATAA
- a CDS encoding SiaC family regulatory phosphoprotein, which yields MQVNDANHIQKLIQLIESESLTNIDLALQIIKGMGLPDHRKLHRLLLSYRPVKVRRLCLQKGFFHLFQNTPGMLGVSDYKLSFSDILPYFSKLSWLQGFDFSNDAALKTLPRGLEYFTHIKHLQLAYTSLTTLPGFLQHLSHLEQLNLSYTPFKKLPIVLSFLLHLKTLHITGTLIDNLPDVLPYLSKLEQLYVSANHLQNLDAQTERHLKKIKEIWVPQNEVNQLPAQVLGWTNLRTHLPRYWHSPGSDSPFILLDAINGVFQMKGNSIMEEALVFYEPTLDWWTQYQQASNQVTRFHVDLHYWNTSSSKLLLDVFSRLDTIPGSVIVWHLDLDDEELEETGYEFAELVKVPFEFYFRW from the coding sequence ATGCAAGTGAACGATGCCAATCATATTCAAAAACTTATTCAACTCATAGAGAGTGAAAGTTTAACTAATATAGATTTGGCATTGCAAATAATCAAAGGGATGGGATTGCCAGATCATCGCAAGCTTCATCGGTTACTGCTTTCTTACCGCCCGGTAAAAGTTCGCCGTCTTTGTTTACAAAAAGGATTTTTTCATCTTTTTCAGAATACCCCCGGAATGTTGGGGGTAAGCGATTATAAACTATCGTTTAGTGATATTTTGCCCTATTTCTCAAAACTCAGTTGGTTGCAGGGGTTTGATTTCTCGAATGATGCAGCGCTAAAAACGTTGCCCCGTGGTTTAGAATACTTTACTCACATCAAACATTTACAACTGGCGTATACTTCGCTTACTACTTTACCTGGTTTTTTGCAACACCTGTCCCACCTCGAACAACTCAACTTGTCTTATACCCCGTTTAAAAAACTGCCCATTGTTTTGTCATTTTTGCTCCACCTCAAAACTTTGCATATAACCGGAACTCTGATTGATAATTTACCCGATGTACTGCCTTATTTGTCTAAACTAGAGCAATTGTATGTATCAGCCAACCATTTACAAAACCTTGATGCTCAGACAGAGCGGCATTTAAAAAAAATTAAAGAAATATGGGTGCCCCAAAACGAGGTGAATCAATTGCCTGCTCAAGTGTTAGGTTGGACAAACCTCCGCACGCATTTGCCCCGTTACTGGCATTCACCAGGTAGCGACTCTCCTTTTATTTTGCTTGATGCAATCAATGGGGTATTTCAGATGAAGGGCAACAGTATTATGGAAGAAGCATTGGTGTTTTATGAACCTACCCTCGATTGGTGGACACAGTACCAACAGGCTTCTAACCAGGTAACTCGTTTTCATGTCGATTTGCATTATTGGAATACCTCGTCTAGTAAGTTATTGTTAGATGTGTTTAGTCGGCTAGATACTATTCCGGGGTCGGTCATTGTATGGCATCTCGACCTGGACGACGAGGAATTGGAAGAAACCGGTTATGAGTTTGCCGAATTGGTAAAGGTACCTTTTGAGTTTTACTTTCGTTGGTAA
- a CDS encoding DUF1987 domain-containing protein: MKELKLEATEHTPEVIFNANEGTFTMSGRLIILDSHAYFSPIMRWWQSYLTQPNESTTLVIKLEYFSTANSKSLTSMFRMLQSLPNVKVIWYYDDEDLRDSGEDFKNFSKLPFELIEY, encoded by the coding sequence ATGAAAGAACTGAAACTAGAAGCCACAGAACACACACCTGAGGTGATTTTTAATGCAAACGAGGGTACTTTTACTATGTCGGGTAGGCTAATTATATTAGATAGCCACGCCTACTTTAGTCCTATTATGCGTTGGTGGCAATCGTACCTCACCCAACCCAATGAAAGTACTACTTTAGTGATAAAACTAGAGTACTTTAGTACTGCCAACAGCAAGTCGCTTACTTCTATGTTTAGAATGTTACAAAGCTTGCCTAACGTGAAAGTAATTTGGTATTATGACGATGAAGACTTGAGGGATTCTGGAGAAGATTTTAAGAATTTTTCAAAGCTCCCATTTGAGTTGATTGAATACTAA